A genomic region of Azoarcus sp. KH32C contains the following coding sequences:
- the accB gene encoding acetyl-CoA carboxylase biotin carboxyl carrier protein, with protein MDLRKLKKLIDLVQESGISELEVTEGEEKVRIAKHIAAPTAAAYLAPAPAAVAAAPAAAPAATAPAADALPEGHVVKSPMVGTFYRATAPGAAPLVDVGQSVAIGDRLCIIEAMKLMNEIESEFAGTVKAILVENGQPVEYGQPLFVIG; from the coding sequence ATGGATCTGCGCAAGCTGAAGAAACTCATCGACCTCGTCCAGGAATCGGGCATCTCCGAACTCGAAGTGACCGAAGGCGAAGAGAAGGTTCGCATTGCCAAGCACATCGCGGCCCCCACCGCCGCAGCCTATCTGGCGCCGGCCCCCGCCGCCGTCGCTGCTGCCCCGGCCGCCGCACCTGCCGCCACGGCCCCTGCGGCCGACGCCCTGCCCGAGGGACATGTCGTCAAGTCGCCGATGGTCGGCACCTTCTATCGCGCAACCGCTCCCGGCGCAGCCCCGCTCGTCGATGTCGGCCAGAGCGTGGCCATCGGTGACCGTCTGTGCATCATCGAAGCGATGAAGCTGATGAACGAGATCGAGTCCGAATTCGCCGGCACCGTAAAGGCGATCCTGGTCGAGAACGGCCAGCCGGTCGAATACGGCCAGCCGCTGTTCGTAATCGGCTGA